One region of Primulina tabacum isolate GXHZ01 chromosome 1, ASM2559414v2, whole genome shotgun sequence genomic DNA includes:
- the LOC142540634 gene encoding L-type lectin-domain containing receptor kinase VIII.1-like, translating into MSLIVIDLFFSTVLSTMASTPAHLFLFFILTTSYTTLAESSTTSGPQISVTKNLSFLDFNPNNPTINQDITFLGSAAISKQKSCIQVPENSLPYSAGRAIYSSPIRLFDPTTEAPASFQTTFSFQFDSLSNISGSNSGGLSFIIASDEFTIGRHGTQDDACDEEFKAVAVVLDARMDHEFGHSKGNVRVGVNLGSMVSTIAVNAMDFGVHINAGSVYRAWIVYDGTKNSINIFLGPDGTVLHATRIYSKTLDLSPYLNEYMFVGFSASIGNNLTQVYSVCSWNFTSVSWAFLRVASTETCDSKIRVENEGNSQNAHRKTPSIFLIFLAVFVLVLAIMISLFLIGKRRKKSSDETVVASELNVGCPMPPNRTRKFSFAEISSVTRGFGQLQLLGGDSRSVTYKGTFVNGCNVAVKRFSDHFFSSSASDRKRIHKEIKEMGKIRHPNLVSIRGWCFDRGETIIVYDFIPNGSLDKWLFGFGELPWTRRFKVIKDVADALSYVHSKQLAHKNVKTSSVLVDVSFRAVVGDYGFVLSSTESTQFEALVSQKVDVFEFGVLILEVVSGRGRRSDPGKMDLLDLAWAMHESGEKVKLVDKRMGSAVNADQANRVLEVGLMCTLNDNKGRPSMEQVVEFLNVDKPVPELPLSRPVSLFPYSSGTALCSGYSCASFK; encoded by the coding sequence ATGTCACTAATTGTTATAGACCTTTTCTTCTCTACTGTGCTGTCCACTATGGCCTCCACTCCTGCCCATCTCTTCTTGTTCTTCATCCTCACAACCTCGTACACCACACTCGCTGAATCATCCACCACCTCCGGCCCTCAAATTAGCGTCACAAAGAACCTATCTTTCCTGGATTTCAACCCAAACAATCCCACTATCAATCAAGATATCACTTTCTTAGGAAGTGCAGCAATCTCAAAACAAAAGAGCTGTATCCAAGTCCCTGAAAATAGTCTTCCGTATTCAGCAGGAAGAGCAATTTATTCTTCCCCCATCCGCCTGTTCGATCCGACCACTGAAGCGCCAGCTTCGTTTCAAACCACATTTTCCTTCCAATTTGACAGCTTATCAAATATTTCAGGCTCGAATTCAGGTGGGCTGAGTTTTATCATAGCATCGGATGAATTCACAATAGGCAGGCATGGAACGCAAGATGATGCGTGTGATGAAGAATTCAAAGCAGTCGCTGTGGTATTAGATGCTCGCATGGACCACGAATTCGGGCACTCAAAAGGTAATGTCCGAGTCGGCGTCAATTTGGGCAGCATGGTGTCCACCATAGCGGTAAATGCTATGGATTTCGGGGTTCACATCAACGCTGGTTCAGTTTATCGTGCCTGGATTGTTTATGACGGAACTAAGAATTCCATCAACATTTTTCTCGGGCCTGATGGAACTGTTCTACATGCAACACGAATCTATTCTAAGACTCTTGATCTGTCACCTTATTTGAATGAGTATATGTTTGTTGGCTTCTCTGCTTCTATTGGAAACAATCTTACACAAGTTTACAGCGTATGCTCCTGGAATTTCACATCTGTAAGTTGGGCGTTTCTTCGGGTTGCGTCCACTGAAACGTGCGACAGTAAGATTCGCGTGGAAAACGAAGGAAATAGTCAAAATGCTCATCGCAAGACGCCGAGCATATTCTTGATTTTCTTAGCTGTATTTGTACTTGTGCTGGCAATCATGATCAGTCTTTTCTTGATAGGGAAAAGAAGGAAGAAAAGCTCCGATGAAACGGTCGTGGCTTCTGAGCTAAACGTAGGGTGCCCGATGCCTCCAAATAGGACCCGGAAATTCAGTTTTGCTGAAATTTCTTCCGTTACTCGGGGTTTTGGTCAGTTGCAGTTGTTGGGAGGTGACAGTCGGAGTGTTACATATAAAGGAACCTTTGTTAACGGCTGTAACGTGGCCGTTAAGAGATTTTCCGATCACTTCTTCAGTTCAAGCGCATCAGACAGGAAAAGAATTCACAAGGAAATAAAGGAGATGGGAAAAATTCGGCATCCAAATTTAGTTTCTATAAGAGGGTGGTGCTTCGATCGTGGAGAGACGATTATTGTGTATGATTTCATACCAAACGGCAGTCTGGATAAATGGCTATTTGGATTTGGAGAATTGCCATGGACACGGCGATTTAAGGTTATCAAGGATGTCGCAGATGCGCTTAGCTATGTTCATTCTAAGCAATTAGCTCACAAGAATGTTAAAACTAGCAGTGTACTTGTTGATGTCAGCTTCAGAGCGGTGGTTGGGGATTATGGATTTGTATTGTCTTCAACTGAGTCGACCCAGTTTGAGGCATTAGTGAGCCAGAAAGTTGACGTCTTCGAGTTTGGAGTGCTCATATTGGAAGTAGTGTCGGGCAGGGGCAGGAGATCTGACCCTGGGAAGATGGACTTACTGGACCTGGCGTGGGCCATGCACGAAAGTGGCGAAAAGGTCAAGTTGGTGGATAAGAGAATGGGCTCGGCGGTGAACGCAGATCAAGCTAATCGGGTTTTGGAAGTTGGATTGATGTGTACGCTCAATGACAACAAAGGGAGGCCAAGCATGGAGCAAGTTGTGGAGTTCTTGAATGTCGATAAACCGGTACCCGAGTTGCCTCTCAGTCGACCGGTATCTTTGTTCCCATATAGCAGTGGCACTGCGTTATGCAGTGGCTACTCTTGTGCTTCTTTCAAATGA